The stretch of DNA aaggttccaagtcgagctctcttcccaatgctcccaagtcagctaactcaaaacctgctatttaaatcgctccccatttaaccaaaaatattaaatggttcaccacaggatgccatcaattaaagcaggcaccaattttatttttgacacaaaagcaaacacgtcaaccaatggttgagtaggaataaccaacaacaagtcaaagtgaaatgatatgatatataatgcaaATACAAccgagctcatcacccgaaacacccgttcatcccgccaatccctggcccggggtattcatcattccaaccgaagttgaagtattcaccatcccaaccgaagttgaggtattcaccatcccaaccgaagttgaggtatccaacaCAAATGCCATGCTCAAATATAATAGTAGTAATCATCCCAGAACgagtctgaggtatccaataattacgatatgaataaaccaataaccacaatataaaccaacGACATATAATTCACATCTGATAATTCATCCAACGACAATTAACCACACAGTTCCACAATTCCTCTTATCAAATAAATAGCAagacaagttgagtagttatcctacctggcaagtaattccaattacgcagctcaatcaatccaataaataaagcaatccgattcgattatagttcttcacaaccgtcacctaatcaacatattataattcaatttaattatttattacttcaaattactatttataaatttatatttattattcgaatatattatttattattatgattaaaggTCTACGGTacttaaaaacccgattcaattataacccgagttacccaaaataattaaataaaaacccgtcacaaaacaaccacacatcaccccatacacggtttataaaccgtgaccaacacccctcacaaaacccaccaaacccgacaccacaagccaccacatcCACCACCCAGCCTCGACACCCCTAGCCTGCAACCCCACGCACCCAACTCACCCTTAACCGCCAgctacaccaccaccaacaacccacaatCCCACGCCCTATCACACGACACCAACCGCAACACTCACCTGACACCCCCACAAAACACGCTCGTAACCACCACCTAAcgccaccttcaccgccacctacaaccaccaatcaACTCCCTATCCTCCTCGACAAATACCACCCAAAAACCACCCTACCCAGGACCTCCTACAACCATTAAAAACCCCTCGAAACACCTGCCCAAACACGAGTCACTTCCCCTGTTTTCCGTCACCACCGCACAAACCACCATACCTGACCACCCAAACACCACCAGCACAACCGCCCCCTGCCGCCAACATCAACCACCCAAACCCCAGGTCAAGGCGTGTCCAATTAGTGGGTCAAATAACCATCCCAAATacccacaaccaacccgtataaccccTCTGCCAGCCGTCTTTCAACCGCCCCAAAAGCCACCGTAAcaaggtcaacgacggtcaaataTGGTCAAGTCAGAAAATTTGCAGTGCAAGGTCGCTCTAGGTTCAAATCTCGTGTCCTATGGCGGTCTATACAAGTCATACGGTTGTCTTAAAGATGCTCACATGAAACGAATATAAattgatttaagacggataattaccTCGAGCTGATTAATtggtttatgttaattccttcctcttccgtctcctaaagcttgttctttttaatttgtgaattatttctcagatttgaggtggtatttatagtgtaagatttagagaataggaggccaattaggaaaccatgtaactttccttattctaattagtagtaggaattgtcattataattaaatcattattatttattatatactattaatcctatcacaactataatttcctcatataatatttactattttattattattatcataattataattacctttatataatattattcccatattatttatttattaattccCGATTACCCTCGTACCAACTAAATAGATTTCGGTCCAaacaacaatggcacacggcccaatgctaaatattagctaaactcaattcccgacttgcattattaatttattatgtaattaacatcttattataattactattagaaatgtcttataattaattattaaattacataaattatcttcacaatttattattaaaatacggagtattacactgaCGGTAGCTTGAGTAGAGCTATTTGGGCTGACAGTGCTGCAAGAAGGAATTACTCTGCTTTTGGGGATTGTGTGTCGTTCGATCCAACGTATACAACCAACAAGTACGATATGGCTTTCACACCGTTCACCGGGGTGGATAACCATAAGCGGTCTGTCACATTCTGTGCAGCCCTTGTCGCACATGAGGATGTTGATTCCTTTCAGTGGGTTTTGAAACGTTTCCTGGTGGCACTGGGTGGAAAGGagtctaattatattattaccgATCAGGATCCAGGCATTTTGAAAGCGGTGCCACTTGTGTTCAAGAAAGCGAGgcaccgattttgcatgtggcatatcatgaacaaaGTACCTACTAAGTATGGGGTGACAAGAGAAGATTATATTGTATTTATAAGGAAACTAAATACCATTATATGGGATGAGGACATTGAAGCGGCAGAATTCGATGCCAGATGGGAAGAGATAGGCGAAGAACATGGACTCAATAACATTGACTGGTTTAAAGAAATGTTCTCGAAAAGGAACCAGTGGGTAATGGCACATTGTAGGGACCTAGAGATGGGAGCTGTTATGAGGACGACCCAAAGATCAAAGAGTGAAAATAGTTTTTTTAAAAGATTTGAGGGCAAATCAGGTACATTGCTTGAGTTTTTTCTGCGTTTTAAGAGTGCTATGGACCAACAACGGCATACGCATAAGAAGCTTGACAACGAAGACAAGCACACTTCTCCTAAAATGGAGACGCATTTGGCTCTTGAGGCTGACGGTGCAAAGGTGTACACTCATAAAGTTTTTAAGGAGTTCCAAGAGGAGGCCAAGTATTCGATTGATACATGTAAGAGTAGAGGTTTTGCCGAAATCGACTCTTTAGAGGTGACTACTGTAAGAGATGCAAGCAGGGACAGGAATTACGATGTTACGTACTGCCCAGGTAAAAGCCTTGAATACTGAAGTTCTGATCTTTTTCCTGGTTGAAGTTACATTATAGTGACACTTAGTAAgtttaaaagtgtaattctagataaaaaaaTAAACACCTTATGGAAAGAAAGTATAACTTCAACGAGACTATGTAAATAAGTGAAACTGTAAtattaaaaagtgtaattctagcagacaaaagtataattttaacaatcaaaagtgtaatttcagtactatataaataagtgtaactgtaatggtaaaaagtataattctaataacaaaaactgtaattctaacaacaaaaagtgtaattttagaaaTGAAAAGTGTTACACTAACTCTTACTTGAAATTACACATTTTCCTATTGTAATTACGAAATATATAGCTGTGACTATCTAACAATTTACTATATATTGGTGAACTAGTTACGTATAAAGCAAGTTGCAGCTGCAGAATGCTTGAAAGGAAGGGAATTCTGTGCAGGCATATAATATGGATTTACTCATCTAACGGAGTGAAGACTATACCGGATGAGTATGTTGTGAACAGATGGTGTAAAGATGCACTCCGGTCAAAATCCTTCAATTGTAATGGTGATCCAGCCGAAGAGATTGATATAATAGATGCCAAGCAGATTTCCATGTCAAAAATGTGGTCCGAAGTACACCAGACAGTTGGGATACTGATGGGAAGAAGCAAGGAAGTAGTTGACAGCTTTTCGTCTCTCATAAAAGATTTTAAGGACAAACTGGCACTTTAGGTTCACATATGAGTAAAGAACAGCAAATGATTGCGCTTATTGGGTGTTCTACTACTCAGGAAGTAACTATATTTCCACCAAAGAAATCGAAAAATAAGGGAAGTGGAAAGAGACTCTTGTCGAGTAAGACTAAAGCAATAGCCTTGGCGATGAAGCCGAAGCGCatgtgtaaaaattgcaagcAATTAGCGAATCACGACAAGAGGAATTGTCCTAACCCTTTTGCACACAAGACCCACCTACTCCACCAGATCCGGGGCATCATTTGGGGAAGAATCAGaagcagaagaagaagaagaagaagaagaagaagaagaagaagaagaagaagaagaagaagaagaagaagaagaagaagaagaagaagaagaagaagaagaagaagaagaagaagaagaagaagaagaggtagaagaagaagaggtagaagaagaagaagaagaagaagaagaagaagaagaagaagaattgtAATTCTGATGTATAATTGAGCAACCATGAGGTCCTTTTGGCtaatttattttgtaattcccCTGGACAAGCTTTTGGTTGTATAATTATTCACCAGTTATAACATTTCGTACTTAAAGTTACACTTTGTGTGATCAGAGTTACACTTTTTttgattagaattacactttatcTGGTCAGAATAACAATTATTATGAAGTACCATTTTATCTTTGTTAAAGTCATAATTTTGGTGACTTATATTATAATTCAACTGGAATTGCTTTTGGTTGGATAATTACGCACAAGTTATAACATTCACTTGTTAAAGTTACACTGTGTGTTCACACTTAAAGTTTATttgattagaattacactttgtgtgatcagaattacactttttgtattagaattacactttatcTGATCAGAATAACAATTAATTTGAAGTACCATTTTATCTTTGTTAAAGTCCTAATTTTGGTGACTTATATTGTAATTCAACTGGAATTGCTTTTGGTTGGAAAATTACAGTTTCTTTGATTAGAAATACACTTTATCAGATCAGAATGACAATTAATTTGAAGTAACATCTTATCTTCATTAAAGGCAGAAAACGCCAAAATAAGTACAAAGTTCAAAGTCAGAAAATGATCCTACTTACATTGTTACACCTAATTAACTGTCACATGATGCTAGCTATCAACAAGATAATTTCATACAGAGCATCATTCAAAATTAGATTGTCAAACTAACActtgttatttttttttccaGCCTTGTTAATCCTACGCTTGCTTTGCACGTCTTGGAATAATTTGTCTTTGCTAACAATAAAGGTCTCCACCTTCTTCTGAACAGCAGGTCGTatgatgttcatgtcagctagTACAAGTGTTGCGACTAGCTGTATCACCAAATAACGCCTTGCAACCTTCCTTTCCATGTCCGGATGCTCAAATGAAACACCCTCGTACAATAGCATCGCCATCATGGTGAACAGACGAGACTCTGGTATGTTGAGAACATTTGAGACACCACTAAACGGTATCTGGCGGACTGTAAAATTGACAATCTCTTTTCCTTTGTCAAATTTTCTTGAGTCCAAGTAGTCGCTCATTAAACTTCCCTAAAATATTTGAACGTACATTAAAAAGAGTATTATATTAACAGGTTTTAGATGGCAAGATTTGGAGGACAACGTACAATTAAACGAGTCGCCTTTCCCATGAGTGATCTGTCCAAATCTGCATGCCGCTGGTGGTCAAGCAAGTCAATGGTCCGTGCTCTGGAGTTGATACATACACATGCCCAATGGTCGCTGATGTTGAATGGGACAAAGAGTAAATATGTATTCATGTCAGCAGTTCGATTACTGTCGACGATGAAGGTGTCCCACACGTTGAACAGTTTATCAACCAGGTTCTCCTGCTGTGTGCCTGTGCCCTGCTGCTCAAAAGTACCCAACAATACAAGCAACATCTCCTAAACAAGCAAACAGTGACCATGAACTATAAATAACAACTTTAAGTGAAAGTATAACTCTAATAAGAAAAACTGACTGCTTATAAAGTGTAACTGTATCacaaaaaagtataactttaactcCAGAAATGTGTAACTACAGGGTAACTTTATAAAGCGTAACTGTATCACAAAAGTTGAATGACTAAAGCACGTATAAATAAAACTATATAAGAGTAACTTTAATTACCATGTGCCTGATACCGAGAAATGCCATCCTTGCCTCTTTACCGTATTCCTCCTTCTCTAACTGGTTCAGCAATATCGACCAACACTCGATCACATTCCACGACATTGGTCTATCAGGGGCCATAGACATTAGGTCCTTCAGCTGTAGTTGAGCGTGCCTAGTGTACCAAACTAATTGCTCACTGCGAACGTAATAACATAAAACAAAACTGAGTGAAAAATTGACATTTTCAGATAGCGTCATTTACGAGGTGAAATTCATGAAAACAGACCCATCATCGAAATTTTGGACATCCACCAAACTGGCCCACAAAATATCCTTTATCAAACTTTGGTTGTAACTTCAACCACACTATATAAATAAGTATAACAGTAatattaaaaagtataattctattacacaaaagtataattttaacaatcaAATGTGTAATTTCGactatataaataagtgtaactCGTAAtggtaaaaagtgtaattctattaACAAAAATCGTAATTCTAACAacagaaagtgtaattttaaaaatcaaaagtgtaattttaacaattaAATCAAAACTAGGTGAAATTCATGAAAACCGACCCATCATCGAAATTTTGGTCATCCACCAAGCGATGAGTCGACAACGTGCTTTCGAACGTTTTAATATCCTTTATCAAACTTTGGTTGTTCCGGAGCAGCTTGGACACCACTTGAGTCTTGGCACCACCACTACGCCAATCAAGTGAACAACCCAACCCATCCCCCTTCCCACGAGGGTGGCTCTTTACGGCAGATAGTTTTTGGCCAGAAGGTGGCCGCATACTAACAAAGCGTAACTACCGGCGGGCTCTTGATCTCAAGCACGACATGCTTGCTGCTTTGCTAGCCCCGATATCAGCAACTGTTTTTCTCTTGTTGGCATCCAAGTTGATAGTCAGTGGATGAGAAGCAACCTCTTTGAAAGCATCAACACGGCGTAATACATCTTCCCTTTCCTTGTTAATGTCACATAGGACAAGGGTTGCCGCAATCTCAGCACGAAACAGGTTCATATTCACGGGCTTCCCAAGGCCACATTCAAACAGGTTCCCAAAATAAAACATCATTGTAAGCATCATATAAACACCACAGTCATTTCTCGAATAACCAACTTTTTGCCAACTGAATTGAATGTTAATGAGCTTAAAATCAGCGACCTTTGAGCCTTTAGACAGACCTTTACTCACCAAATACTTCCCCTTTAACGCAACCTGATATATGCATAtacatgtgtgtgtgtgtgtgtgtgttaggTAGACAGTTCTTTAGAAAAAAATGATTTCTCAAAATTGAGTACTTTATAGCAAAATTACCGTAATAAGTGCAATCCCACCATAAGGCAGCTTTTCAAAGTCTTCATCATACTTACGGTTGTCAAGGTACTCAATTTGCTCGGTTAAGAAGTTAATGCACACACAAATTAATGATCACCATCACCGGATAATACAGGAGAAAGATCTcaacatatatatgtaatgttTAGCCAAACATTGTACAGAATAATGCTACACATGCCCTATCTTGAAATATGAAGAACTCACCATATTCGAGTCAAGTTTGAAATGGTGAAGAACTCACCATATCACCAACTGTCCCAAAACCGAAAACATCTTCATCTTTATTCAACACTTTTCCTTTCTTCTTGTCCTTCCAAATATACCGCGCCCAGTCCTAATGTTGCGATAAGAAAGATGATGTTGTCAGAAAAGGTTGATAAAtaccaaaagtgtaattctaacaaccaaAAGTGCAATTTTAATGACATTAGTAGCTATATAACTGTaatgataaaaagtgtaattctaagcacaaaaagtgtaattctaacaaccaaaagtgtaatttcagaaATATACAACTGTAATGatgaaaagtgtaattctaacaacaaaaagtgtaattttaataaccaaaagtgtaatttcaacaatATATAAATGTAATGataaaaactgtaattctaacaacaaaaagtctCATTAACTCGGTTGTGAATGCATGCATCTATCAGGTTTGGCATCAGAGGAACTCCTGCAAATTTGAGGCAAGGATTTTGAGACCGGAGAGAGTGATACAGCTGATGATTAAGGAATTAAGAACAAGATTTTCTGGTCTTCGTCCTCAAACATCAGATGGAGATGGGCGATGGATTAGAGCAATTGGTTTTCATTAAACGGTTCTGAGATCAAAGGATTTGAAAGATTGAAAGTTGATTTGGGTGTAAGAATCTGAAGGTTGATGAAAGGGGGAAAGTAGAGGAGACGGCGTCTGATTTTGTTGCTATTAGGTTTTTGTTGAGGCCGTGttgttttggttttgtttgtCTGATGAGGTTGTGTAAGGATTGCTAGATGGGCTAGGCCCATTTCGATCCAAAACCGATGTATTGGTTACCCGATCCTTAATATAATTCTTACATTTTAtcgaaaaaaaacaacaaaaagtgtaattttaataacgAAAATGTGTAATTTCAGCAATATGTAAAGAGAATGTAACTGTAACACAGAAAGACTGTCATTTCATCacacacaaaagtgtaatttttgtagagaaaagtgtaattatatTCTAACACAAAATTGTTCCCAACCATAATGTAGGAATTACCCTGCAACACAAATTTAATTAACAGTAGAATAACTTACTGTGTGACTCATGCCGAAGAGACAACGGGATACAGCTGTAGGCTTCATGATATGGTTGAGAAGTAGGCACCAACCATCAATTACACTGGTCATAATTTGCTGCGTGGGCCTCAGAGTGACAATGTCTTCCCGGGTTATGAACCAAAACTCGTTAAATGTTACCAAATGTTCCCTACAAAATCAATATTTAATTAGAAAAACAATCTCAATATATACATAACCATTTATAAGAACAAAATGCATCAATTACTCACAATTTGTCAAACGCATCTGATTCATTAAACACATAATCAATCACATTTTCCTCCTACTGAACACTGGGTCAAGGGCATGGTTACTCCATTCCGATACAAACGTGACGATCTTCTAATCAGGAGAAGGTGCACCGCAGTCTATCGAACAACCAAGGTTCTCAATGACGTGCTCTATGCAGGGTAAGACCTCGAACGAGTGAAGTAAAAATGGATGGTAGCTTAGATGACTATAGGGCACGTACGGTTCTGGGACAGGGATCTCCACATGCGTTGCCCCTGCACCTACAGCTGCCGCAACCTCGCCAGTCTCAGGCTCCCCTTTCTCTTGAACCGAAGCACAACGAAAAGCTTCATCTAACTCTGCAGTGGGATATACAGTGCATGTAAACTCGAGTGACTTTACGGGCGAATCCTGCACGTTAACTTCAACTGCAGTTGAACAATAGTGACTCTTAGTAAatttaaaagtgtaattctagatACAAAAAAAAACACTTTATGGAAAGAAAGTGTCACTTCAACCAGACTATATAAAGAAGTTCACTGTAATATTAACAAGTATAATTCTAGCAgacaaaaatataattttaaaaagcaaaagtgtaatttcagtactatataaataagtgtaactgtaatgctaaaaagtataattctaataacagaaactgtaattctaacaacaaataaagtgtaatggtaaaaactgtaattctaacaacgaaaagtgtaattctaacaaccaaAAGTGTTATTTCAATactatataaataagtgtaattgtaatggTAAAAagtattgatggggcatattctgcacccgctgaccgagtcaacatattgagcaaggtcaaagatatccacagcaattcAACATATctgacagcctaaccgacgcagcctgtcggcttgtcacttgggtctcggctaggcaaaccagccagccgggagacaaatccgcgtactcacatccagtcccctcggcatggagaaccagcgatcatatcgcaactagaggcttgcatctcaccttcagtatccgataggaccaagactctcacaaataaTCATAGGAGACGTGAACTCTCGCATATAAGGACACGCCAATGACCAtaatcaagcaagacatttacgtagtatggactcacgagacaaacccctagactccaacctcctggtaggacgacgatcataatacggtcctagtctaaatctggccagactctcgggatgggcgacacccgattcgacatgcggtgacctatccgcatccaagactcgatccatgacacctaaccgtgccccaaggtcgagtaaccccgaatcggaaccatggtacctaACCGTACctcaaggtccgaagaggcggaaggataacccaactcggaaacaatggcacctaaccgtgacccaaggtccgcaaggataaataaataaggaatgtcaagtcgtcacacaacgTAAATCGTCACATTTGGGTCCAAAAGAGAACAACAATAATTCGCATTATCATAACATAAACAAATCCTAAATTGACCATTTACCAATCATAAGAAGGAtgcataattaaataaatgattaatagaaGTTATAAGTGAAGAGAAACCATAAGAGAACTCCTAGCCGGGTGGGGACCAAACCCGCACCATTTATGAGCATTGGAACAAAGAGTAAGAAGCATATGAAGTAAATCGTGCAAAATAACGTATAAAAACACTTAACTTAACCAAGTAGATGATCACTTGATAAGA from Silene latifolia isolate original U9 population chromosome 10, ASM4854445v1, whole genome shotgun sequence encodes:
- the LOC141607926 gene encoding protein FAR-RED IMPAIRED RESPONSE 1-like, encoding MAFTPFTGVDNHKRSVTFCAALVAHEDVDSFQWVLKRFLVALGGKESNYIITDQDPGILKAVPLVFKKARHRFCMWHIMNKVPTKYGVTREDYIVFIRKLNTIIWDEDIEAAEFDARWEEIGEEHGLNNIDWFKEMFSKRNQWVMAHCRDLEMGAVMRTTQRSKSENSFFKRFEGKSGTLLEFFLRFKSAMDQQRHTHKKLDNEDKHTSPKMETHLALEADGAKVYTHKVFKEFQEEAKYSIDTCKSRGFAEIDSLEVTTVRDASRDRNYDVTYCPVTYKASCSCRMLERKGILCRHIIWIYSSNGVKTIPDEYVVNRWCKDALRSKSFNCNGDPAEEIDIIDAKQISMSKMWSEVHQTVGILMGRSKEVVDSFSSLIKDFKDKLAL